The Methylococcus sp. Mc7 genomic sequence CGAAGGCGATTCGCATGTCGACGATCGATCCATCGGTCCCGCGCAAAGACTACTCCCACCGCGAAAACATTTTCAACATCGCGGTGCGCTTCGACATCACCCCCGCGGCCTCAGCAGCATCGCATTGATCGCGAGGGTGACGCGCTGGGGCGCCATCCGCCCGCCAAACGCGAGAAGTTTCGCGAACGGCCCGGGAACACAGACCATCCGCCCCCGCTGCATCGCGCGATAGCCCGCCTTCGCCACCACCTCGGGCCGGCTGGTCAGGAAGGAGCGGTATAGCGGAGTCCTGGCGAAATCCCCCGCTTCCCGGAATCGGGTATCGACCGGACCGGGACACAAGGCGGTGACGCTGACCCCCGAACCTCGCAGCTCGGCGCCGAGCCCTCTGGAAAAGGAAAGCACGAACGCCTTGGAGGCATAATACGCCGCCGCGCCGGGGCCGCCCGGCTGCAGGGCGGCGAGCGAGGCTACGTTCAGAATCCTGCCGGACCGGCGCATCAGCATGCCAGGCAGGAACAGCTTGGTGAGATGAACCACCGCGGACGTATTCAGCCGCATCATCGCCAGTTC encodes the following:
- a CDS encoding SDR family oxidoreductase yields the protein MNATTDGKKTALVTGASSGIGAEFARLFAADGIGLILVARSRDRLDALAGQLRSRHGIDVMTIAADLSEPGAPASVHDAVAAAGIVVDYLVNNAGVGVQGGFRDTRLEDELAMMRLNTSAVVHLTKLFLPGMLMRRSGRILNVASLAALQPGGPGAAAYYASKAFVLSFSRGLGAELRGSGVSVTALCPGPVDTRFREAGDFARTPLYRSFLTSRPEVVAKAGYRAMQRGRMVCVPGPFAKLLAFGGRMAPQRVTLAINAMLLRPRG